The Dehalococcoidia bacterium nucleotide sequence GCTCTTGAGAAGCTTTGGTGCGAAGTGGAAGTTGCTCATCTGCCGCTCCAGCGATGGGATCACATCGTCGGTGTCCAAGGCCGAGCCGTCATGGAACGTGAGGCCGTCTCGCAATTCGAAAGACCACGAAAGGCCGTCGGAACTGAGATCGAAGGATTTGACCAGCATGGGTTTGGCTTCCAGGTCATTGTTCCACTCAAACAGCCGGTGCGTAAGGTGTACCGCAAGAGCTGCCGTCACATAGGCACCGCTGAATACACCATCTAGCGAGGGTATGCTGGCCTGGCTCGTGACTCTGAGCTGCCCTCCGGTCTTAGGGCCCGCATCCGGGGCAGGGGCGGGTGCGGTTGTAGGCGCAGGAGCCGGGGCAGCTGTAGGAGCGGGAGCAGGTGCTGCCGGAGCAGGCGCGGGCGCAGGTTCCGGCTCATCCGCACTGCATGCGACAAGCGCCAGGACCGCAACTCCTAACAGAATCAGAACGACGGATATTTTCATCATATTCCCACAACTCCTCCCGCATCCGCGGCGCTTGCCTTCTCACTCGTGAACTCCGGTATATGAAGCCCCCTAGGCGGTCCGGTTTAGGTGACGCGTATTGTAAACCGTTGCACCGCGGTTGTAAAAGGATTCCAGAAATACACTTACCTGAACGTAAGTACAGACATACAGGTAAAACGTGCCTGGCAGATGGGTCGGATAGACGCTGCCGGTCGCAAGGTTCGACTTCAGGATGCGTGGGCTACATCGCGTCGATGGACTCGGGTATCGTCTGGCCACCGTCCACGATCAGCGTCTGGCCGGTGATGAACTTGGCCTCGTCCGAAGCCAGGAACAGCATTGCGTAGGCGACGTCTTCAGGGTCACCGATCTTTCCCAGAGGGATGGCCTGTGCCATCTGGCTGAGGTACTCCTCGCCAAGGTCGTCCAGCCCTTCGGTCATGATGTTGCCGGGCATGACCGAATTGACCGTGATGCCGTCCCTGGCAAGCTCGACGGCCGCCGTGCGCATGAAGCCGAGCATCCCCGCCTTAGTCGCACCGTAGTGTGACCAGCCTGTATACCCGGTTATGGGTCCCGTTATGGACGAAGTGAGGAGAACTCGGCCCTGGTCGCTCTTCTTTATCTCGGGAAGACACGCACTCACGCACAGAAAGGCTCCCTTGA carries:
- the fabG gene encoding 3-oxoacyl-ACP reductase FabG, with amino-acid sequence MGTRMKDRSIIVTGGSKGLGRGIAQVFASEGAKVLVVARGVEAGENTVREITDAGGTASFFGADVSNSDDVQAMAQAATERHGGIDIICCNAGIFPSSPLAELSESEWDTVNSVNLKGAFLCVSACLPEIKKSDQGRVLLTSSITGPITGYTGWSHYGATKAGMLGFMRTAAVELARDGITVNSVMPGNIMTEGLDDLGEEYLSQMAQAIPLGKIGDPEDVAYAMLFLASDEAKFITGQTLIVDGGQTIPESIDAM